The following is a genomic window from Neurospora crassa OR74A linkage group III, whole genome shotgun sequence.
CTAATCAGTAATTCCTTCATTTAGAGAGCGCCGACATTGAAGTACTTATAGCTTGCTTCACGATATCGAAATATTGGAACCTTTGGTGGCATCTATTGCGACTGCATGAGACGAACGGGCAAGGCCAGGCGAAACCAGAGAAGACGAGATCAGAGAAGAAAGGCTGTGGTTGTACCTAGGGAGGTAGAAAACGGAAGACAGCAACAATGGGTGGAGGAAGGATTGATGTGTATATGGACATTGGTAAGTCAAAGCAGGCCTGCTGCCACTTGAactcacctacctctacctaccaacTTGGTCTAGGTAGACATGGAATCAGAAACGTGGGTATGCTTCTCATCATTGTCTTTTAAGACGACTAACACACACTCTACATACAATAGTGTCCCTATACAGCTACCTAGCCTTCCTAGACCTCCAACAAAATGGTGAACTCCTCAGGGCACACAATGTAGAGGTTGAGTGAGTCTCTCTCTCCGTGTTTCCATAGCAtacaagaagagaagaaaaaacaatGCTGATCCTGGTGATTACTCAACTAACCACCTGATTTAATCACCCTCTCCATCTAGGTTTCATCCTGTTCTTCTTGGGGCTATCGTCGTCGGTTCAGGTAAGCTTCTATGTTCAAGCTTATCCGCTGTTATACTCACCTTGACGTTGATGTGATCTAACGGCTGGCTGGCTCAAAAAGGTAACAAACCCCCCTGGACCCTGCCTGCCAAAGCCGTCTACTTCGCTCATGATGTCCGGCGGTCCATTGCCCGGTTTCCGGGGCTGGTTATCCAAACGCCCAAGGATTTGATGGCTGTTTCCAAGAATATTATCGTATGTATTGTCTCCtcgctttctttctctcctccctGACCTTCTCTCCTCCCATTTGCTCATCATCAGCCAAACTAACAAAAGAGAAAACCAAACAGCCCAACCGCGCCCTCCACTTCATCAAATCCCACCATCCCCCTTCCACATTCCTCACCATCTTACACTACTTCATGTACCTCTTCTGGTCTCCCCCCAACTTGGACCTGACGCTGCCAGAAAACGTAGCCAAGGCGTTGTTGGAGTGTCCAGCGGACTTTGATGGCTCTATTGCTGCTCAAGGTAGTGAAGGGgtggacaagaagaagaagaagttgttCACAAAAGAACAAGTAGAAGAGATCATGAAGGGGACTGAAACACCCCAAATCAAAGAGGCCCTAAAGAACACGACGCAGGAGGCCTTGGATAAGGGGGCGTTCGGGAACCCGTGGATTTGGGTTACTGACGGGAAAGGGAGGCAGGAGCCGTTTTTTGGGAGTGATAGGTATGCCCTGGTTTTCATATTCTTTTGTTCCTTTGTTCATTCATCCTTCGCAGTGTACATTTGGCAGGGATGGAGAAATGGTTGCTGGCTACCTAATGGGTTGATTGCTGACTTTTTGACAACGAACTCGAAAATAGATTCCATTTCGTCTACAAGTTCCTGGGCCTGCCGTACCAGGATGTTACGCTTTTGCCTCCTGGTGGCAGGTTGGTGTTATCTGAGGGAGAGGATACGGCCAAGTTGTGATGGGACCATCAGGAAGTAGTTGTTGTGGAGAGGTAGATCTTGACATTATTTTGAAGCTCTAGAGCATCTCAGACGGACGTGTGGAAGGGATAGAACTGTTCGCGGATGAGTCTGTCTTTCTGACTGTGAAGGGAGGGACCGCGAAATGGGTTGTTAGATACCtactgtaggtaggtatggacTTTATGGGCTTGGAATTTATGGGCTTGGACTTTTCTGGCGTTGCCGTTCGTGCCTTCTGATTCTTAAATGAGAGTTGAGTACCTCGAAGTGGTCAAGAAGGCAGGTACGGTAGTCAGCTTAGGCGCGAATGAAATGCCCGATCTTAGGTATACAATCAAGCAATGGGAACGCTGGCGTTCACATGGTCAATGGAAGCAGCTCGTGTTtcatctacctacctttacCCCTTATATACCTAGAAATTCCTATGaccttctcctcgccctAAGGATAATACTCGCCTTTTTCAGCATTCTTACTTACCTGTGTTCTCCGGATCACTCACCGGGAACCACAACCAGACAGCACAATCGATTCTATAGACTCTCGACACCCGGGGAAAGACACTTATTATCGTCACGAGGAGAACTGTCACAACCGCAGCTACAAGACGATTATCAGCACCATACCTATTAATGGTCTTGCCCACTCGACCCAGGAGCACCTGTCCTCTTAAgccagcaacaacctcaGAGGAGGACATCCAAGATATATCTAAAATGGatcaccacaaccaccattTTGACCTCCTTCACTTGCCCGGCCAAAACCTCCACTACCACCGCCATCCACCCTCACAGCCGTTACCACTATCCTCCAAACCAAACCCAAAACCAATCGATACTCTTCGAGTCCTTCGTCGAGTGGCCGCCGCTACCACCGTCACGATCCCGCCGGTTACTAATCAATTTAAACCAACTCCAACCACCACATCAGCCACTTGGGCCTTTTCAACTgttttcaccaccaccaccaatcgAATACCCAGTACCACCACTCTCTCCTCACCATCCAACACACCCCCCAAAACCAACACCTCCTCTCAATCCTCCCActccaccgccgcctcccgCCACGAAATCGTCCTCCTAGCCCTCGGCATCTTCATCCTAGTTGCCCAACTAGCGCTAATCATCTGGGTCGGTGTCCGCAGACGGCAATtctccctttcttcttcttcttcgggttCGGCTTGTGCGTATCATCACTGGCACAGGGAGAATTGCCCTAAGGAGTTGAATGGGTTGCAGTTGGATGGACGGGGGAGTGGTCTTGGTTGTGGGTCAGGATCAGGATCAGGATCAGGATCAGGATCAGGatcaggaagaggaggaggagggtttggACATTGGCAtgaaaaagggggaaagtGTATGTGGAAGGAAGCGTTTGGGGAGAGTTCTTCTAGCCCGATGAGTTCGAAGACGATGGGGCTGAGGGCTAAAGAGAGTatggaagaggtggaaaaCGGGTTGGAGAGTTCTTCTGGGTCTGAGTCTGGGTCTGCGTATGAGGTGGAtgaggaaaagggagggagagagggtATACGCAGCCGGGGCAACTCTGTTGTCATTGCTGGTGCACATGAGCTCGTGGAAagggtgaggaagaggagtgaTAGCTTGGGCACGTTTCTCATGGAAATAGGGGTAGGAGAGGGACAGCATGTCGAGATGGTACCTGAAGAGCAGCAGAAGACAGCaacaaggaagagaagtaaTACTTTTACGATGGGattggggaggaggatcaGTGGTGGAGGTGAGGCTGGCCTCAGAGAACGCAAAGGGTCTGCTGCCACTGCTACTGCCACAGCCATTGCCGGGGAAGAGAATGCTGAGATGGGTGTTGGAAGGACGAGTGGGCTGAGTGCTGATTTGGGGAAATTTGGAGGGAAGTTTGACGGGACTGAAGAACgtgatggcggcggtggtggtggtaagaAAAGGCGTGGATCCTGGGTGCAAGGTTTCAGGAGATTTTCTGGACTGGGTGACCAACATGGAGTGCAAGACCCGGAGAAAGGAGGCTATTGGTAATGCTATTCCGAGGGAGCTTGGAGACATGGTTGCCGTGGTTGGATACCTGGTATGACTGAGAGCACCTCATTTTCTCAAATAAACTTCAGTTGTTGAATTTGATTCAAGTCCTTGTCGAATGCTCGCTTGTGGACTGATGTTGTCTCAGCCCACTCTCAAGTCTTGGCCTACTGAAGGCTCTCATCAGCTTGAGTCTCTGTTTGGGTAGATAGTAAATAGATTGGTCTATTGTTCCTGTCAGTCGCTCGTCACACAAACCCGAACATCCACAGCAGTTGCATGTCATCCACGCCCATCTCTCTGTCAGCTGTCTCCTACTCTATGTCGTTGAACGTTTTGGTTGTACACACAAAGGGAATAATCGTAGTCTCTTGCTTGTGGGGGGGAATCCGCGGCTCCGTCTCGTCTGTCTGGGTCTCTGGGTCTTTGGCGCATCGTGACTCCTCTAGCATTGTCTCTTGTCTCTTTCGCTCTCCCCCGAACCTAAGAATGATAAGacatcccttcttttcccttcgCCGTCTCCTCCAACACCGAGTACTCCGAATCAAGCTTTTTTtgatcttcctcctcctgtcAGTTCAATTGACCGGCTTAGGCCTGGGCACGGATTTCCCTGGCGGCCTGCTTCAGGCTGGTGTTGCACTCCTCATACGCGCGGCCGGCACCGAAACCGACGCCGACGAAGGCGGGCCACGCCCTCCGCTTGAAGATGAGGACGGAGAAGACGACACCGAAgccgaggccgagggtgGACTTGATGAGGAGGTTGGAGAGGCAGCGGTCCCACTAGCGATTCGCACCTTTATTAGCAAAGCCAGCACAGCGCAGATGAGCTTAAGCTATCTAGATGGGACCCAATGCGGGGCTTTGCGCCCAAGGCTGTGGGAGGGATGTGTCCGAGGCCCGGAGCAATTGTGCAATGGGGGGAAGCTCACCTTCTCGTTGAGAAGGGCCTCGCTGACGGGACGCGTCATGGCGGTCGAGGGGGCAGCGGCCACGGGGGAAGAGGTCGAGTCGgacatggtgatgatgtgcGGGTTTGGTGGTTTGAAGCTCTGCAGGCAAGAAAGTCAGAAGATTGAAGGCGCGCGAAATCGAGAAGTGGTTGGACGAGGCACAATGGTTGGTTGGAGCTAGGTTGTTAGCGAACTATGCTTGGTCTGTTAAGCTAGTAGACCTGAGACACGGCAGCTACAGGTCCTGTCCATAGCTGTACCTTAGCTATGACATAGCAGAGGCATACATAGCATGGACAGAACATGCCCTGGACAGAACATGCCGACAGCTACCTGTCTCGAGCTAAGGCTTGATAGACACAGGCTTCGAGTTGAGATGGCAGACGGACATACAGACCTGTTGTATATGCGTAGCGAGTGACCTCTGGACGAGGGTGGAGCAGCAGACGAAGAAAGATGAACACGCGACCTTCAACTgttagcagcagcagacgtCGATGATGTTATTTTCCCTCGGGAGATGTTCCCAGCGCAGGCCCGGCGAGCGGATTGCGGATCGATGGACCCCAGCAAGTGCCAATTGGTGCCTTTGTCCTTCGTCGGCTGTCTCCGTCGTCACCCGAAGGCGGTGACCAGCTCTCGAGTCTTGGCGCAATTGATTTCCCTGACAGGAGTGGGTCCCGGGCCAGAATTGGGACGGCAGAATCCTGGGAAATTTTGGAGATGGCGCTGGGGCGGTCAACAGTAACACAGCTACACCTTCCACTAACACTTCAGTTGGTCAAGCATCACTCACTCTTTCTCGGTTTGTCGCATTATGCATTTTGGCTTTTAAGATACCCAATTTCTACTTCAAAATGGGTGTGAAGAGCGCAGAGTCTCGGGTAAGTGAACGTCGCTTCACATTGACAGCTTACTGTACCACCCCAGCCAAAGAAAACACTTCCactaacaccaccaccaccaccacccatagACAGGCGAGGTCGCCCTCATCAAGGCCATCCGCGCACTCGACGGTAACAGCGCCGACACCATCGGCCAAAGACTCGAGACAGTATGGAACACATTATCGAAACACAGGGGAGGTAGCTTCCATGCTGCCGAGGAAATGCTGCTGCGATGGCTCCTCAAGAACATGTCTGGATCCGCCGCCATCAACCACCAAGTCCGACGCTTTCCCTTATCCTGGAATATCATGGGCGCAGTGTTCGCCTGGATCCCACTCTTTTCCCTAGCGAAGTCGCTTGCCGACCGACGATTTATTGCCGTCCTGCAACAGACACTCAAGGACATCTCGACACCACAAAGCAAGAAGGGAGACTCAGATGTCGAGATGAAGGATGCTACATCGGACGAGACTGCGCAGAACTCGAGGAAACGAAAACGGACAACAGCCGCCACATTCCATCTCAATAGTCAACAACAAGTCGCAGGACGCCTCCAAACCGCCGAGGCTGTCTTCGA
Proteins encoded in this region:
- a CDS encoding DSBA family oxidoreductase produces the protein MGGGRIDVYMDIVSLYSYLAFLDLQQNGELLRAHNVEVEFHPVLLGAIVVGSGNKPPWTLPAKAVYFAHDVRRSIARFPGLVIQTPKDLMAVSKNIIPNRALHFIKSHHPPSTFLTILHYFMYLFWSPPNLDLTLPENVAKALLECPADFDGSIAAQGSEGVDKKKKKLFTKEQVEEIMKGTETPQIKEALKNTTQEALDKGAFGNPWIWVTDGKGRQEPFFGSDRFHFVYKFLGLPYQDVTLLPPGGRLVLSEGEDTAKL
- a CDS encoding mitochondrial inner membrane organization protein mio10; translated protein: MSDSTSSPVAAAPSTAMTRPVSEALLNEKWDRCLSNLLIKSTLGLGFGVVFSVLIFKRRAWPAFVGVGFGAGRAYEECNTSLKQAAREIRAQA